A region of Ochrobactrum quorumnocens DNA encodes the following proteins:
- a CDS encoding small ribosomal subunit Rsm22 family protein, translating into MELPSLLRQAVDTTLEGVALADLKRASEVLSRRYRAETRDGRLHISDELAAKAYLAARLPATYAAVRASFESVAEVCPDFAPTTMLDVGCGPGTALWAARECWPDLASATMIEASPAIRAVGGKLAENVGLETEWRAGDLVREKLDFPQADLVTIAYVLDELAPHDRKALVERLWASARHLFVIVEPGTPAGWQRILDARAALIEQGAYIAAPCTHQLECPLIAPDWCHFSRRVARSRIHRLTKDAEVPWEDEKFIYLAATRDRSLAASARVIAPTRVGGGKVALKLCIEDGSAEERLVTKRDGEFFRWARRADWGDAALGS; encoded by the coding sequence ATGGAATTGCCATCACTATTGCGTCAGGCTGTAGACACGACGCTTGAAGGAGTGGCTCTGGCCGACCTCAAGCGCGCGTCTGAGGTTTTGTCGCGGCGCTATCGCGCGGAAACACGCGATGGTCGCCTGCATATTTCTGACGAACTTGCCGCTAAGGCCTATCTTGCTGCGCGATTGCCTGCGACCTATGCGGCAGTGCGCGCAAGTTTTGAAAGCGTTGCGGAAGTGTGCCCAGACTTTGCGCCGACGACTATGCTTGATGTAGGCTGTGGGCCGGGGACCGCACTTTGGGCTGCACGCGAATGCTGGCCCGATCTCGCATCGGCGACCATGATCGAAGCAAGCCCTGCGATTCGTGCAGTGGGCGGCAAGCTTGCGGAAAATGTGGGTCTTGAAACGGAATGGCGCGCGGGCGATCTGGTCAGGGAAAAGCTTGATTTTCCGCAAGCTGATCTTGTGACGATCGCCTATGTTCTTGACGAGCTGGCACCTCATGATCGCAAGGCGCTTGTCGAACGGCTATGGGCTTCAGCCCGCCATCTGTTCGTGATTGTAGAGCCGGGAACTCCTGCAGGCTGGCAGCGCATTCTCGACGCACGCGCGGCGCTCATTGAACAGGGTGCATATATTGCGGCACCTTGCACGCATCAGCTCGAATGCCCGTTGATTGCACCCGACTGGTGCCATTTTTCGCGCCGGGTTGCTCGCTCCCGTATTCATCGTCTGACCAAGGATGCTGAAGTGCCATGGGAAGACGAGAAGTTCATCTATCTGGCTGCGACGCGTGATCGGTCGCTTGCTGCATCAGCGCGGGTGATTGCGCCCACGCGTGTCGGTGGCGGCAAGGTGGCACTGAAACTTTGCATCGAAGATGGAAGCGCTGAAGAGCGTCTTGTCACCAAGCGGGACGGTGAGTTTTTCCGTTGGGCGCGCCGTGCCGATTGGGGCGATGCGGCATTGGGAAGCTAA
- a CDS encoding DUF2333 family protein, producing the protein MWNAVRGVFSFLGRFIAALARLIAVPLGGLWRLFLKLGNLWKVAIAVAVIGLGGLYIYFIWQTQVWTNFNPDYPAKYSYQTAVTPGEEVQKTPAPLAATPEPATPAPSENSAGGTDTTPAAGNGDTNTQSETSTESQSQPMQAAQIPSTARKCSPSAIAEVAADLTDFNVNQNAWISSMLLYKVGFFGIDWDRTPFLDNKASFQRGINAAVRRTAIELVDNIGRLRGTSQIDGDLQKARGNLQFAEDAWYFGLSPFGPKTPTPSYYRSAIKDLRSFNTRLENCQATFDARADNLIQFVDRIASDLGSTSAILKDRAENYHAGWFDTRADDRFWFAYGQLYAYYGLLRAAHSDFRGVLAEKHLDGVWDEMERQLRSALDMQPFIVSNGSPDAWFTPSHLTTMGFYILRVRSNLVDVKQVLER; encoded by the coding sequence GTGTGGAATGCAGTACGGGGCGTTTTCTCCTTCCTTGGTCGATTTATCGCGGCGTTGGCCCGCTTGATAGCAGTACCGCTCGGCGGTTTATGGCGGCTTTTCCTTAAGCTGGGAAATTTGTGGAAAGTTGCGATCGCCGTGGCCGTAATTGGACTGGGCGGTCTTTATATCTATTTTATCTGGCAAACGCAGGTCTGGACCAACTTCAATCCTGATTATCCAGCCAAGTACAGCTATCAGACGGCAGTGACACCCGGCGAGGAAGTGCAGAAGACACCTGCGCCATTGGCTGCAACGCCCGAACCGGCAACGCCAGCACCTTCCGAAAATAGCGCTGGTGGTACGGATACGACACCTGCCGCTGGTAACGGCGACACAAACACGCAGTCCGAAACCTCGACGGAGTCACAGTCGCAGCCGATGCAGGCCGCGCAGATTCCATCGACTGCGCGTAAGTGTTCGCCTTCAGCAATTGCTGAAGTCGCAGCTGATCTCACCGATTTCAACGTGAACCAGAACGCGTGGATTTCCTCCATGCTGCTCTACAAGGTTGGTTTCTTTGGAATCGATTGGGATCGCACGCCATTTCTCGATAACAAGGCATCGTTCCAGCGCGGCATCAATGCAGCCGTACGCCGTACGGCTATCGAGTTGGTAGACAATATTGGCCGTTTGCGCGGCACATCCCAAATCGACGGAGATCTGCAAAAAGCGCGTGGCAATCTGCAGTTTGCCGAAGATGCCTGGTATTTCGGCCTGAGCCCGTTTGGACCAAAGACCCCGACGCCAAGCTATTATCGCTCGGCAATCAAGGACTTACGTTCGTTCAATACGCGTCTTGAAAACTGTCAGGCCACGTTTGACGCGCGCGCCGACAATCTGATCCAGTTTGTCGATCGCATTGCGAGCGATCTGGGTTCGACCTCAGCAATCCTCAAGGACCGTGCAGAGAATTATCATGCTGGTTGGTTTGATACGCGCGCCGATGATCGCTTCTGGTTCGCTTATGGCCAGCTCTATGCCTATTACGGCCTCTTGCGCGCTGCCCATTCGGATTTCCGCGGGGTCCTGGCTGAAAAGCATCTTGATGGCGTATGGGATGAAATGGAACGGCAGTTGCGCTCGGCGCTCGATATGCAGCCGTTCATTGTTTCAAACGGTAGCCCGGATGCATGGTTTACACCGTCACATCTGACCACGATGGGCTTTTATATCCTGCGCGTTCGTTCCAATCTGGTCGACGTAAAGCAGGTTCTGGAGCGCTGA
- a CDS encoding choline ABC transporter substrate-binding protein, which yields MKSTSTSTLKYALSTLALTTAVFALPGTSFAAEPASCSTVRFSDVGWTDITSTTAVATEILKGLGYKTDIKVLSVPVTYASLSKKDIDVFLGYWNPSMSADLKPYLDDKTVETLRTNLTGAKYTLAVPKYAYDEGLKDFKDIATFKDKLGGKIYGIEPGNDGNRLILDMISKDAFGLKSFELAESSEQGMLAQVGKSVRGKDPIVFLAWEPHPMNKRFEIAYLTGGDDFFGPNLGGAKVETNVRAGYAQECPNVGKFLTNLEFQLEMENEIMGKILDDGEDPAKAANAWLKANPAVLDKWLDGVTTADGKEGLPAVKSELGL from the coding sequence ATGAAGTCCACTTCGACGTCCACCCTCAAGTATGCCTTGAGTACACTAGCCTTAACGACAGCTGTGTTCGCACTGCCGGGCACCAGCTTCGCGGCCGAACCGGCAAGCTGCTCCACCGTTCGCTTTTCCGATGTGGGCTGGACCGACATCACTTCGACCACGGCGGTGGCTACTGAGATTCTCAAAGGTCTCGGCTACAAGACCGACATCAAGGTTCTTTCCGTGCCAGTGACCTATGCGTCGCTCAGCAAGAAAGACATTGATGTGTTTCTCGGCTACTGGAACCCGTCCATGAGCGCCGATCTCAAGCCTTATCTGGATGACAAGACCGTCGAAACACTCCGCACCAATCTGACGGGCGCGAAATACACCCTCGCCGTACCAAAATATGCCTATGACGAAGGGCTCAAGGACTTCAAAGACATCGCCACTTTCAAAGACAAGCTTGGTGGCAAGATTTACGGCATCGAACCAGGCAATGACGGCAATCGTCTGATCCTCGACATGATCAGCAAGGATGCATTCGGCCTGAAGTCATTTGAGCTCGCTGAATCGTCAGAACAGGGCATGCTTGCACAGGTCGGCAAGAGCGTTCGCGGCAAGGACCCGATCGTGTTCCTCGCCTGGGAACCACATCCGATGAACAAGCGCTTTGAAATCGCCTATCTGACCGGTGGCGACGATTTCTTCGGCCCGAACCTTGGCGGCGCCAAAGTCGAAACCAATGTCCGCGCAGGCTATGCGCAGGAATGCCCGAATGTTGGCAAGTTCCTTACCAATCTCGAATTCCAGCTCGAAATGGAAAACGAGATCATGGGTAAGATTCTTGACGACGGCGAAGATCCAGCAAAGGCCGCAAACGCTTGGCTCAAGGCAAATCCTGCTGTTCTCGACAAATGGCTCGACGGTGTGACCACTGCTGATGGCAAGGAAGGCCTGCCGGCAGTGAAGTCGGAACTCGGCCTGTAA
- the choW gene encoding choline ABC transporter permease subunit, which produces MNWLTDYKIPVGPTAKSVVDWLTNNMGGFFDTLAAIMQWLIDGLLYLLQLPHPLVLIVIFAVIAWFIQRRISVVILTIIGFLFIINQGYWDGTLKTLTLVLSACFLCMAIGVPLGIAAAHRPTLYAILRPVLDLMQTLPTFVYLIPAIVFFGIGMVPGLLATAIFVLPAPVRLTHLGISSTPSSLIEAGEAFGASRTQLLWKIELPYAMPQILAGLTQTIMLSLSMVVIAALVGADGLGVPVVRALNSVNTALGFESGFVIVVVAIVLDRIFRAGREK; this is translated from the coding sequence TTGAACTGGCTGACGGACTATAAGATTCCAGTCGGACCAACCGCAAAGTCGGTGGTCGATTGGCTTACGAACAATATGGGTGGTTTTTTCGATACGCTGGCTGCGATCATGCAGTGGCTCATCGATGGATTGTTGTACTTGTTACAGCTCCCGCATCCCCTCGTCTTGATCGTCATTTTTGCAGTGATCGCCTGGTTTATCCAGCGCCGTATTTCGGTGGTTATCCTGACGATTATTGGCTTTCTGTTCATCATCAATCAGGGTTATTGGGATGGCACCCTCAAAACACTGACGCTGGTTCTGTCGGCCTGCTTTCTCTGTATGGCAATCGGTGTACCGCTCGGCATTGCGGCCGCCCATCGTCCCACCCTTTATGCAATCCTGCGGCCAGTTCTCGATCTGATGCAGACGCTGCCGACCTTTGTGTATCTGATCCCGGCCATCGTTTTCTTTGGCATCGGTATGGTACCCGGCTTGCTGGCCACTGCGATCTTCGTTCTGCCCGCACCCGTACGGCTTACACATCTCGGCATCTCATCGACACCATCCTCGCTGATAGAAGCGGGCGAAGCTTTCGGGGCGTCCCGCACTCAGCTTCTCTGGAAGATCGAACTGCCTTATGCCATGCCGCAAATCCTCGCCGGCCTCACCCAAACCATCATGCTGTCACTGTCCATGGTGGTGATTGCAGCGCTTGTGGGCGCTGATGGGCTTGGTGTGCCTGTGGTTCGCGCGCTCAATTCGGTCAATACCGCGCTGGGCTTTGAATCAGGTTTCGTCATCGTCGTGGTCGCCATCGTGCTCGACCGCATCTTCCGCGCCGGACGCGAAAAGTAG
- the choV gene encoding choline ABC transporter ATP-binding protein: MTIIALKDVSIIFGKNVDNALELADRGASRSEIQAETDLVLGVHDCSLNIQEGEILVLMGLSGSGKSTLLRAINRLNPISRGSVLVRDGERTIDVGKADRGTMRHLRTELVSMVFQQFGLLPWRTVEENVAFGLEISGMRKDERLAQARKQLELVGLQDWATRKVSELSGGMQQRVGLARAFATGAPILLMDEPFSALDPLIRTRLQDELLAFQSRLKKTIVFVSHDLDEAMKIGNRIAIMEGGRIVQCGTPQEILLQPADKYVADFVAHMNPLGVLRAGDIMTPFDRNAAPRPFAATTRRETLIRELMGAVADSGGDVGIVENGAIIGKIAADDIVRALAWHQQRGQH, encoded by the coding sequence ATGACGATCATCGCCTTGAAAGATGTCAGCATCATTTTCGGCAAGAATGTCGATAACGCGCTTGAACTGGCGGATCGCGGCGCTTCGCGCTCAGAAATTCAGGCAGAAACCGATCTTGTTTTGGGCGTACATGACTGCTCGCTCAATATTCAGGAAGGCGAAATTCTTGTCTTGATGGGCCTTTCGGGCTCGGGAAAATCCACCCTGCTGCGCGCCATCAATCGCCTCAATCCAATTTCACGCGGCAGCGTTCTGGTGCGTGACGGTGAGCGAACGATTGACGTGGGCAAAGCCGATCGCGGCACGATGCGGCACTTACGAACTGAACTCGTCTCGATGGTATTTCAGCAATTCGGTCTGTTGCCTTGGCGCACGGTCGAAGAGAATGTGGCTTTCGGGCTGGAAATCTCCGGCATGCGTAAGGACGAGCGGCTTGCACAGGCACGCAAGCAGCTCGAACTGGTGGGCCTGCAAGATTGGGCCACGCGCAAGGTGAGTGAACTTTCAGGCGGCATGCAGCAGCGTGTTGGCCTCGCCCGGGCCTTTGCGACCGGCGCACCGATCCTGCTTATGGACGAGCCCTTCTCCGCTCTCGATCCGCTCATCCGAACACGTTTGCAGGATGAACTTCTGGCTTTTCAATCACGGCTTAAGAAGACCATTGTCTTCGTCAGCCACGATCTTGATGAAGCCATGAAGATTGGTAATCGCATTGCCATCATGGAAGGCGGACGGATTGTCCAATGCGGCACACCGCAGGAAATCCTGCTACAGCCAGCAGACAAGTATGTCGCCGACTTCGTGGCCCACATGAATCCGCTGGGCGTTTTGCGCGCGGGCGATATCATGACGCCATTTGACCGTAATGCGGCACCTCGTCCGTTTGCGGCAACCACACGACGCGAAACGCTCATCCGCGAGTTGATGGGTGCCGTTGCTGACAGCGGCGGTGATGTGGGCATTGTCGAGAACGGCGCGATCATCGGCAAAATTGCCGCCGACGACATCGTGCGCGCGCTTGCCTGGCACCAACAGCGAGGGCAGCATTAG
- a CDS encoding dipeptide ABC transporter ATP-binding protein, translating to MSEIVLEARDIKRDYHVGGGLFGKPKVVHAVKGVSFKVEKGKTLAIVGESGCGKSTLARILTMIDPQTSGELLIGGQDVNIARDGLTAEMRQKVQIVFQNPYGSLNPRQKIGDVLAEPLLLNTKMSAAERREKAMEMLLKVGLGKEHFNRYPHMFSGGQRQRIAIARALMLNPKLLILDEPVSALDLSVQAQVLNILADLQEEFGLTYVFISHDLSVVRYIADDVMVMYFGEVVEYGPREEVFTNPQHDYTKKLFAATPRADVDAIRARVEARAAARAAAQA from the coding sequence ATGAGCGAGATCGTTCTCGAAGCGCGCGATATCAAGCGCGATTACCATGTTGGCGGCGGTCTTTTCGGCAAGCCTAAGGTTGTTCACGCCGTCAAAGGTGTGAGCTTCAAGGTCGAAAAGGGCAAGACCCTCGCCATCGTTGGCGAATCGGGTTGTGGCAAGTCGACGCTTGCGCGTATCCTCACTATGATTGATCCGCAGACATCCGGCGAATTGCTGATCGGTGGACAGGATGTGAACATTGCCCGTGATGGACTGACAGCAGAGATGCGCCAGAAGGTGCAGATCGTGTTCCAGAACCCTTATGGCTCGCTCAATCCACGCCAGAAGATCGGCGATGTGCTGGCAGAACCTCTGTTGCTCAACACCAAGATGTCAGCTGCCGAGCGTCGTGAAAAAGCGATGGAAATGCTGCTGAAGGTTGGTCTCGGCAAAGAACATTTCAATCGCTATCCGCACATGTTCTCGGGCGGCCAGCGTCAGCGTATTGCTATTGCTCGCGCATTAATGCTCAACCCGAAGCTGCTGATTCTGGATGAGCCAGTGTCGGCGCTCGATCTGTCGGTGCAGGCACAGGTGCTCAATATTCTTGCCGATCTGCAGGAAGAGTTTGGCCTGACCTATGTCTTCATCAGCCACGACCTTTCGGTCGTGCGCTACATTGCTGACGATGTGATGGTGATGTATTTCGGTGAAGTGGTTGAATATGGGCCTCGTGAAGAGGTCTTTACCAATCCACAGCACGACTACACGAAGAAGCTTTTTGCAGCCACGCCACGCGCGGATGTTGATGCGATCCGTGCTCGTGTTGAAGCGCGTGCTGCAGCACGCGCGGCGGCTCAGGCTTAA
- a CDS encoding ABC transporter ATP-binding protein — translation MALLDIKNLTVSFDTSTGPFKAVDGIDISVDKGEVLAIVGESGSGKSVGMLAVMGLLPKTATVTADSMTFDGQNLLAMSDKERRKIIGRDISMIFQEPVASLNPCFTVGYQLEEVLNRHMGLHGAASHARAVELLELVGIRDAAERLKSFPHQMSGGQCQRVMIAIAIACNPKLLIADEPTTALDVTIQKQILDLLMRLQVEHGMGLIMITHDMGVVAETADRVIVQYKGHKMEDSDVLSLFTAPKHPYTRALLSALPENATGDRLPTVSDFVLQNSVAGEA, via the coding sequence ATGGCTTTGCTTGATATCAAGAACCTCACGGTTTCGTTCGATACATCGACTGGTCCTTTCAAGGCGGTCGATGGCATCGATATCTCGGTCGATAAGGGCGAAGTGCTGGCAATCGTTGGCGAGTCGGGTTCCGGCAAGTCGGTTGGTATGCTTGCAGTCATGGGCCTGTTGCCCAAGACGGCGACGGTTACTGCCGACAGCATGACATTTGATGGCCAAAACCTGCTGGCAATGTCCGACAAGGAACGTCGCAAGATCATCGGACGCGATATTTCGATGATCTTCCAGGAGCCGGTTGCCAGCCTCAATCCGTGTTTTACGGTCGGCTATCAGCTCGAGGAAGTTCTCAATCGACATATGGGGCTTCACGGTGCGGCCAGCCACGCTCGTGCGGTCGAGCTGCTTGAACTGGTCGGTATTCGCGATGCAGCGGAACGCCTGAAGAGCTTCCCGCATCAGATGTCGGGTGGCCAGTGCCAGCGTGTCATGATCGCTATCGCGATTGCCTGTAATCCAAAGCTGCTGATTGCCGATGAGCCGACCACTGCACTCGATGTGACTATCCAGAAGCAGATTCTCGATCTGCTGATGCGTCTTCAGGTCGAACACGGCATGGGCCTGATCATGATCACTCATGATATGGGCGTTGTTGCTGAAACGGCGGATCGCGTGATCGTGCAGTATAAGGGGCACAAGATGGAGGATTCCGACGTATTGTCGTTGTTCACTGCGCCAAAGCACCCTTATACGCGGGCTCTTCTTTCGGCTCTGCCTGAAAATGCGACCGGCGACCGTCTGCCGACGGTTTCTGACTTTGTTCTTCAAAATAGTGTCGCAGGAGAAGCGTGA
- a CDS encoding ABC transporter permease subunit, with amino-acid sequence MTHSAIQPEAVNEVGKIRALKDFWFYFSVNRGAVIGLFVFMALVVVAILAPLIAPHNPSEQFRDFMLAPPFWEQGGSTQFLLGTDAVGRDMLSRLIYGAQYSLLVGFVIVIISMCLGITIGLISGYFGGGVDTVFMRIMDVILAFPSLLLALVLVAILGPGLINAVLAITLVLLPHFSRLTRAAVMAEKEREYVTAAKLAGASKLRLMFKTILPNCLAPLVVQATMSFSNAILDVAALGFLGMGAQPPTPEWGTMLAEAREFIMRAWWVVTFPGLAILITVLAINLIGDGLRDALDPKLKRS; translated from the coding sequence ATGACACACTCAGCAATTCAGCCGGAAGCCGTGAACGAAGTCGGAAAAATCCGTGCTTTGAAAGATTTCTGGTTCTATTTCAGCGTCAATCGCGGCGCTGTCATCGGTCTCTTCGTATTTATGGCGCTTGTCGTTGTGGCAATTCTGGCGCCTCTTATTGCTCCGCACAATCCATCGGAGCAGTTTCGTGATTTCATGCTGGCACCTCCGTTCTGGGAGCAGGGTGGAAGCACTCAGTTTCTGCTGGGTACAGATGCTGTCGGCCGCGATATGCTATCCCGCCTGATCTATGGCGCTCAGTATTCGCTGCTCGTGGGTTTTGTCATTGTCATCATTTCGATGTGTCTTGGCATCACTATCGGCCTCATCTCCGGCTATTTCGGCGGCGGTGTGGACACGGTTTTCATGCGTATCATGGACGTGATTCTGGCGTTCCCGTCGCTATTGCTGGCACTGGTTCTGGTCGCCATTCTCGGACCGGGCCTCATCAACGCCGTTCTTGCGATTACGCTTGTTCTGCTTCCGCACTTTTCGCGTCTGACCCGTGCAGCCGTCATGGCTGAAAAGGAACGCGAATATGTGACGGCAGCCAAGCTCGCAGGTGCAAGCAAGCTGCGTCTGATGTTCAAGACCATTTTGCCAAACTGCCTGGCACCATTGGTTGTTCAGGCCACGATGTCGTTTTCCAACGCCATTCTTGACGTTGCAGCTCTCGGCTTCCTGGGCATGGGTGCGCAGCCACCAACACCGGAATGGGGTACCATGCTTGCAGAAGCCCGCGAATTCATCATGCGCGCATGGTGGGTTGTGACCTTCCCAGGTCTTGCGATCCTGATCACAGTTCTCGCGATCAATCTGATCGGCGATGGTCTGCGCGATGCGCTTGATCCGAAACTGAAGAGGAGCTGA